TGGTCAGTTGTATGTCTGCTTCGCTGGGTGTATTGTTGCCAGAGGGGTGGTTGTGAATCAGAATGATGGAGCAGGCCAGTGATTCAAGGGCAGACTTGAAGATCATTCGGCTATCTACCACCGTGCCAGTGACTCCTCCTGTACTTAGCTGTTCTGTTTTGATGACTCGATTGCCACGGTTGAGGTATAGTATCCAGAACTCTTCGTGCTGGAGGTCTAGTAGATGAGGGCGCAAGAGTTGGTAGACGTCCTTAGATTGTGTGATTTTGGGTTTTTGTATGGGAGCAGTGTCTCGGCGTCTTCTGCCTAGTTCGAGCGCGCTGATGATAGAAATGGCTTTGGCTTCTCCAATACCACTAAACTTCTTTAGCTCACTCAATGATAGTTTGGCAAGTTCATTGAGGTTGTTTGTGGTACTGTTTAGGATGTTTTGAGCGACTTGTACTGCTGAGAGACTACGTGTACCGCTTCCTATGAGTATGGCAATGAGTTCAGCTTCTGATAGGGCTGACTTGCCTTTTTGGATGAGCTTTTCTCTAGGGCGGTCTTCTTCCGCCCATTTTTTGATGGTGAGGTGGTTGGTGTATTGCATAGGTTTACCTTTTGCTGTTCTCTAAATATAATAGAATGGCTTGGGATATAACTATGCGTACAACAAAAAAAGTCCTGATTTTCTAACCAGGACTCAATCTCTTTCAAGAATTTATCTTTACTTATAGAGCAGCGACCAATTTAGTCAATTGTGACTTTTGGTGTGCCGCCTTATTTTTGTGAATGATTCTGTTTTTAGCCAATTTATCAATCATGGCTACAACTTTCTTCAATAATTCTTGCGCTTCAGACTTGTCAGCAGTGTTTCTCAACCTCTTTACATAAGTACGAGTAGTTTTGTGCTGGTATCTGTTTCTCAATCTTTTAGCCTCGTTAGACCTGATTCTCTTTAAAGCCGATTTATGATTCGCCATTATATAAAATTGTTATTTTCTAATTTTGGACTGCAAATGTAGGGTTAATTCGCTGAAATAAAAATACTTTGTTTGATTAATTGTAGGGCGTGAGAGGATTTGTTTTATTTGTGCAAAAGGGTTTAAATCGCTGACTGTTTGAAGAATATGGGGCTAATTTGGGAGATGAATTGGAAGTGGTGTGTTCTTTTGTATGGCGGCCTATCTCTGTGGATGAGCAGTGAAGCGTACGCGCAATTGGATTTAGACACTTTATACATGCAGCAGGATGTCACGGAGATCATTGCCAGTCGTGATTCCTTGCGTATGCGAGATCAGCTAGATTCGATTGTTGGCCAGGCGATTCGCCAAGAAGCCTTTCCTGGGTGTCAGATTCTGTTGGCTCAATATGGTAAGGTTTTTTACGAAAAGTCCTTTGGTTACCATACATACGATAGTGTGCGTGAGGTGCGCAATAGTGACCTCTATGACCTTGCTTCTATTACGAAGATCGCTGCGACGACTTTGGCACTGATGCGATTGACCGACGAAGGATTGCTTGATCTGGATCAAACAATGGGATATTATTTTCCTTATCTCAAACGCTCCAATAAAAAGGACTTGACTGTGCGAAAGGTTTTGGCGCATCAATCAGGGTTGAAGAATTGGATACCATATTATCAAGAATCCATGCGACGCAATGGAAAGTACCGCCGCAAGACTATTAGTACTGATTCTTCGGCCCAATATCCCAACCGAATACCGGGATCAGATTTGTATTTATACAGGGCTTATTATGACAGGCAAATCAAGCGTGCTATCAAACGCTCAAAGTTATACAAGGAGGAGAGTTATGTGTATTCAGGTTTGGCCTTTTATCTTTTTCCCGAACTTATTGAGCGAATGACAGGAGAGTCTTTTGAGGATTATCTTCGAGACACTTTTTATGAGCCTATTGGGGCGAATTCCTTGGGCTTTGAACCTCTCAAGCGTTACCCACTGACTCAAATTGTACCGACGGAGATTGATACGTTTTTTAGGATGGGGCCACTGCATGGGGTGGTACATGATGAGGGAGCGGCTGTCATGCAGGGAGTGTCGGGCAATGCTGGTTTGTTTAGTAATGCTGAGGATTTAGCCAAACTGCTACAGATGTGGCTCAACGGTGGGACATATGAGGGTAGGCGTTATCTGAGTGATGCAGTGATTGAAGAATATACGAGACGTCAGTATGGCGATCTGGACAATCGGCGAGGCTTGGGCTTTGACAAACCGCTCATAGAGTATGATTCGATCAAAAGCAGTGTAGCGCAAGCAGCTAGTCCGAATAGTTATGGACATTCTGGCTATACGGGAACTTTGGTATGGATGGATCCAGACAATGGCCTGCTTTTTGTGTTCCTAGCGAATAGGGTGTATCCTACTAGAGATAATCGCAGGATTTATGAGTTGAACGTAAGGCCCGAAATTCATACGGTAGTGTATGATTGGCTGGAAAAACAAAAATCCTGAACTGGCATCAGGATTTTGTCTTATCTCCTACAATACGAGTACCATAGGCTATTATGTTCAAAGTAAAGATATGTAAAATATTATTCTTAATAAAACGAATTAGTGCAATTATTTCTGTAAATAATCATAAAGTATATCTATGAATAGCCTCCATAAATTGGAATTGAGCGTAGAGCATGGCATTTTTACGCGACAACACGCACGACCTATGAAGACATTTTTGCTACTGGCTATATCTACTTTTATTTCCCTTACCAGTTATTCGCAAATTGAGGTCTTTAGTGAGCAGATCCCTATGGACTCGATATTGAATAGTGCTTACGATGAGGCGAGTGTTGTGCTTAGTCCTGACGAAAGTCAATTGTATTTCACTAGGAAAAATCATCCTGATAATCTCGGAGGAGTTAATGATCCTGGGGATATATGGGTGTCTGAGCACCAAATCGACGGGAGTTGGTCTAAACCTGTCAATCTCAAAGAAGTCAATACCAAGGGAGAAGATCAATTGATAGGTTTTTTGGATATCGAGAGACGAATCTTGGTTTATTCTGACAAAGAGTTTATATCCTATTACCGTGTGAGTGGGCGGTGGTTCAAATCTAAAAATATCACAGTTGCTTATTTCAAGAACCAAGCAGATCACTTGTCTGCGAGCTTATCTGACGATGGCAAGATCATGTTGTTGGCGATGGAGTCATTCGGTACATATGGCGTAGAGGATCTGTATGTGAGTCACCTACAGAAGGATAGTGTTTGGAGTTCTCCCAAGAATATCGGTTCAAGAATTAATACAGCCAACCAGGAGATTACGCCGTTTTTAGCCTCAGACAACAAGACCTTGTTTTTCTCATCCAATGGACACGGAGGAGAGGGGAGTTTTGATGTGTTCATGAGTCGTCGACTAGACGACACCTGGGGTAACTGGTCTGAGCCTGTCAATTTGGGGCCTAAGGTCAATACAGTAGGTTGGGAGAGTTCGTTTGTGCTGCCTACCGAAAAGGAATTTGCTTTCTTGATAAGTACGCAAAACAGTGAGGGGTATGGAGATATCAAAAGGGTACGCGTAGCGCAGGAAATCGAAAGGGCCCCTATAGTCGAAGAGGAAGTGGTAGAGAAGATCGTAGTGGATGAGACCAAACTTGTCCCACTGAGAGGAGAAGTGAGGAATGTCGTAACCAATCGTGTTATCGTCGGAGCACAGGTGGAAGTCAAAGTCCTTCCCAGTGGGGAAATCAAGAAAGGGAGAACCAACCGTATGGGCCAATTCACTCTTCATGCGCCGGAAGGGGATATGTTTGAAATCAAAGTTCGGGCATATCAGTATATGACGGGCGAATTGGACTTGAGCAAAAAACAGGCGGTAGTGGATCAATTGCACCCGTTTTTACTCAACCCAATTATCGAAGGGAATACCATTGCTTTGGATCATGTGTTGTTCAAACAGGGATTGAGTGAGTTGGTTCCGGGATCGGAGAAGGAGCTGGAGTTGGTCGTGGAGATGATGAAATACAATCCGGACATTACGATATTTTTATCTGGTCACACTGATAATCAAGGCAATTCGAGTTTGAATCTCAAACTAAGTGAGGATCGAGTCAAGGCGGTTGAGAAGTATTTGGTAGCTCATGGAGTAGATGCCGATCGTATCTCGGGTCAAGGTTTTGGAGGCACTCAGCCTAGGGCGAGCAATGCCAATGCAGAGACACGAAAATTGAACCGCCGTGTGGAGTTTACAATCCACAAAAAGTAAGCTCATAGACGCTCAAACAAGGAGGAAATGTCCGCGATACTATGGTACATCCCAAACCCAAACCGAAGTCTGTCTTCTCGGCAATCTGTGATGATGTCTTTTTCTCGGAGTAGTGCTTGAATTTGCTTTGCTTTTGAGGTTTGGAAAGTCAAGAAGTGTCCATAAAATTCCCAATTTTGCTGTACATGCAGCAAGTCGTCAATAGATAGACCATGTAGCTTTTTTTGACTCAGTAGCATGAGGAAGTGCTTTTGAAGCTCCATTACGTGTTGGTGAATGTTTGGTATGTGGATGCCTTGTTGGTTCCAACTCGTCCAAACCGCATGCATGCGGTAGAGTCCCGATGGGTCTGTGGTAGCCCCTAGGAAGCGACTGGCATTGGGAGCATAACTCACAGTACTCTGATGATCGTCTAGAGAGTCAAACTCGGCAAACCATCCGGTATATAGTGGCCTATATGTGTTGGCTGATCGAGGCACGGTCATGAAGCATATGCCTTCGCCAGATTGCAAGTATTTGTACCCTCCCGCGAGATAAAAGACACGGTCTTGAATGCGGGTGAGATTGGTAGGAATCGCTCCAAAGGCGTGGTATCCATCAATGACAATCATGGTTTCCGCCGAGGTGATATTTGCTAGCTCGTCTAAAAAATCTACGGCCAACCCAGAATTGAAAAATACCTGACTCAAGTAGATCATTTGATACGATCCAGTTTGAACTTCTTCGAGTAGTCGGTTTTTGAAATCAACCATCGGTAAGACATTGATCTTAGTCACATGGATGTTGTCGTATTCGGAGAGTCTTTGCGCTTGTCGCGAAAAGCTATAAAACTCTGAATCTGTCGAGAGAATTTTGAGAGGAGCGCGGAGGTCAAAGCAACTTACCAACCGAAAAAAAAGCGTATGGATGTTTGGTCCAAAGCATATCTGATTTGGATCATTGAGCTGCAAATGGGTAGCGATGTATTGTTTGACGGACTGTTCGAGAGGCGCGATGGCTGCTCCCCATTTTTCATCCGCATAAGTGAAAGCATCTTGTACGTATTGGTTTTGAGCTTGGGCAACACAATCAGGCCAGAGGTGGTGACTATGCGCAGCGAAGTGAAGCTTGGAGCCAAGAGCTGTCAGACTCTGGCGGTAGAGAGGTTTGAAGTCCATTGGGTTCTGTTTATTTGAATGAACAGTATCTATCCCTGTTTTGTTTTTGGGATCGAGTATAGAGGCAAGATATCAAATACTCTCATCGGCAAGAACGCTTTTATTTTAAAATGTCACCATAGCTCGAAGACTATCCTTGTGCCAATATGGAGAGCATGATGACGATGAGCGTACCTAAGATGATGATTTTTCGGAGTTCTTTCAATTCGTGTTCCAATTGGGTCTTTGTTTTCATGGTATTAGAAGTTGTATTTGATGCCAAAGGCCACACCGATGTTTCGAGGTTTGCCTTCGTTCAGGTTGTTTGAATTTGTGAATTCGGTCAGTGCTTGGTTGTAGTTAGGCTCTAGGGTGACTTGGTATTTATGGAAAAACTGATAACCAAACTCGATACTAGAGATGAAATTGAAATAGATAGATTCGTAGTTGTCCTTGGTGTTGAGATCGTTGCTGAGGGGTTCAGTTGCACCGTGTTCGACGAGCTCTGCATTGAGGAGGAAGTTGGATGAGAGTCCGGTATTTAGTGTGATATTGAATCTCTTGTCTAGGATCACATAACCTGCTTTGAGCGGAATACTCATGTATTTGTATTCATTGCTGAGATCCACGTCGTTGGAGACGAGTGCTATATTGTCACTGCTAGCTGCTGAAGCGAGTGCATGGTCAGTGGGGTCGCCTGTGACAGCATAGTAGTCACTGCCATGACTCAAGACATAAGTTTCTGTTTTACCAGTCGTATAGGCGTTGTAGTGAAGCCCCGTACTCAAGATGATTCTTTGTTTGATGCGGGTTCCTACGTTGAGCCCTCCAGACACGGAAAAGCCAGGGTCGTACTGAAGCCCAGATTGATCGGCGTTTTCGTTGGCAATGGGAGCAAAGGAGGCACTAGGTGCTTGGAGGTAGTCTGCTTGTCCTGCGTTGTTGGCTTTGAATGCTGGATCAAAACTACCAGACGACATGCTGACACCAGCCCATAGTGTTGCGAAGGCTTCCTCCTGCTGGATGAGGTAGGTTTTGGGTACTCCATAGAGGAAGTCGGGAAGCTCGGGAGCCAAGAGAGACGAGTGGTAGATCACTTCTTGTCTGTCTATTGAAGTGAAGAACATGATGTCCGTGGGGAGTGTCCTTGCCCCTGCTTTTACTTCCATGTTTGGTTTTTTATTTCGAACAGGCACAGGTAGTGTAGCGGGTTTTTGAGAATGATTTGGGCTAATTTTCTTTGATGTCCCTTTGTCTAGCACAGTCGCTGAAGGAGCCTGATCTAGAGAGGGACTGACGGTCGGTTGTTCAGGGCTAGAACTTTGAATGGATCCAGGCGTGTGATGCGTACTGTTGTGCGTGACGTCATGTATTGGCATATTTGATGAAGTCCAATATTGTACGCCAAAGGTCAAGAGAAGCAGGGCACAGGCAGCTGCAACCCATTGATAGATCAATAGTTGTCGCTTGTACTCATCGGCTTTCTGATTGGCCAGATGCCCATCTATAGCAGC
The DNA window shown above is from Reichenbachiella sp. 5M10 and carries:
- the radC gene encoding DNA repair protein RadC, whose protein sequence is MQYTNHLTIKKWAEEDRPREKLIQKGKSALSEAELIAILIGSGTRSLSAVQVAQNILNSTTNNLNELAKLSLSELKKFSGIGEAKAISIISALELGRRRRDTAPIQKPKITQSKDVYQLLRPHLLDLQHEEFWILYLNRGNRVIKTEQLSTGGVTGTVVDSRMIFKSALESLACSIILIHNHPSGNNTPSEADIQLTKKINEAGKVLDIPVLDHVIFTDHTYFSFADESLM
- the rpsT gene encoding 30S ribosomal protein S20, giving the protein MANHKSALKRIRSNEAKRLRNRYQHKTTRTYVKRLRNTADKSEAQELLKKVVAMIDKLAKNRIIHKNKAAHQKSQLTKLVAAL
- a CDS encoding serine hydrolase — encoded protein: MNWKWCVLLYGGLSLWMSSEAYAQLDLDTLYMQQDVTEIIASRDSLRMRDQLDSIVGQAIRQEAFPGCQILLAQYGKVFYEKSFGYHTYDSVREVRNSDLYDLASITKIAATTLALMRLTDEGLLDLDQTMGYYFPYLKRSNKKDLTVRKVLAHQSGLKNWIPYYQESMRRNGKYRRKTISTDSSAQYPNRIPGSDLYLYRAYYDRQIKRAIKRSKLYKEESYVYSGLAFYLFPELIERMTGESFEDYLRDTFYEPIGANSLGFEPLKRYPLTQIVPTEIDTFFRMGPLHGVVHDEGAAVMQGVSGNAGLFSNAEDLAKLLQMWLNGGTYEGRRYLSDAVIEEYTRRQYGDLDNRRGLGFDKPLIEYDSIKSSVAQAASPNSYGHSGYTGTLVWMDPDNGLLFVFLANRVYPTRDNRRIYELNVRPEIHTVVYDWLEKQKS
- a CDS encoding OmpA family protein → MKTFLLLAISTFISLTSYSQIEVFSEQIPMDSILNSAYDEASVVLSPDESQLYFTRKNHPDNLGGVNDPGDIWVSEHQIDGSWSKPVNLKEVNTKGEDQLIGFLDIERRILVYSDKEFISYYRVSGRWFKSKNITVAYFKNQADHLSASLSDDGKIMLLAMESFGTYGVEDLYVSHLQKDSVWSSPKNIGSRINTANQEITPFLASDNKTLFFSSNGHGGEGSFDVFMSRRLDDTWGNWSEPVNLGPKVNTVGWESSFVLPTEKEFAFLISTQNSEGYGDIKRVRVAQEIERAPIVEEEVVEKIVVDETKLVPLRGEVRNVVTNRVIVGAQVEVKVLPSGEIKKGRTNRMGQFTLHAPEGDMFEIKVRAYQYMTGELDLSKKQAVVDQLHPFLLNPIIEGNTIALDHVLFKQGLSELVPGSEKELELVVEMMKYNPDITIFLSGHTDNQGNSSLNLKLSEDRVKAVEKYLVAHGVDADRISGQGFGGTQPRASNANAETRKLNRRVEFTIHKK
- a CDS encoding aminotransferase class V-fold PLP-dependent enzyme produces the protein MDFKPLYRQSLTALGSKLHFAAHSHHLWPDCVAQAQNQYVQDAFTYADEKWGAAIAPLEQSVKQYIATHLQLNDPNQICFGPNIHTLFFRLVSCFDLRAPLKILSTDSEFYSFSRQAQRLSEYDNIHVTKINVLPMVDFKNRLLEEVQTGSYQMIYLSQVFFNSGLAVDFLDELANITSAETMIVIDGYHAFGAIPTNLTRIQDRVFYLAGGYKYLQSGEGICFMTVPRSANTYRPLYTGWFAEFDSLDDHQSTVSYAPNASRFLGATTDPSGLYRMHAVWTSWNQQGIHIPNIHQHVMELQKHFLMLLSQKKLHGLSIDDLLHVQQNWEFYGHFLTFQTSKAKQIQALLREKDIITDCREDRLRFGFGMYHSIADISSLFERL